A window from Leptothermofonsia sichuanensis E412 encodes these proteins:
- a CDS encoding ABC transporter ATP-binding protein, with protein MMASISEGSVATALDDEIVLSVEGVSKKFCRSLKRSLFYGLQDISSELVGLNSGRDRLRPQEFWALNQVKMQLRRGEALGLVGANGSGKTTLLRIVSGIIKPDTGMVKVRGRVAPLIALGAGFNPILTGRENIYANMSVLGLTTQEIKQRFDAVVEFAEIGEALDSPVHSYSSGMAARLGFACAIHTEPDILLIDEVLSVGDIRFRLKCDRKLAELRKQGTSFIVVSHFFQGILNICTTAVYLSKGHVVACGDARSIMDQYEQELIPTKSSQRSLPLFLPAVSDLESAGADITGIYFKDTEGNIVEVPNSGQELYFCVACNVHKPLSNLGFFLSIYQPARDNSLMVHMSQEYDHQTFEVSPGKYELQAYFPALGLLPGAYVLNIALKDGALYSLDAYESLAFDVISQEKVNRGVFYQKKKWQLVPLA; from the coding sequence ATGATGGCATCAATTTCAGAGGGTTCTGTAGCTACCGCCCTGGATGATGAAATCGTTCTTTCTGTGGAAGGGGTTTCCAAGAAGTTTTGCCGCAGCTTAAAGCGATCGCTGTTCTATGGTTTGCAGGACATCAGTTCGGAACTGGTGGGATTAAACAGTGGCAGGGACAGGCTGCGACCGCAGGAATTTTGGGCACTCAACCAGGTCAAAATGCAGTTGCGGCGCGGAGAAGCACTCGGTTTAGTGGGAGCCAATGGAAGTGGCAAAACCACCTTGCTGAGAATTGTCAGTGGCATCATCAAACCGGATACTGGCATGGTCAAGGTCAGAGGACGGGTTGCCCCCTTGATTGCGCTGGGAGCAGGGTTCAACCCCATCCTGACTGGACGGGAAAATATTTACGCCAACATGTCTGTTCTGGGACTGACAACCCAGGAAATTAAACAGCGGTTTGACGCTGTTGTAGAGTTTGCTGAAATTGGCGAAGCCCTTGATTCTCCTGTGCATAGCTACAGTTCCGGTATGGCAGCACGGCTTGGGTTTGCCTGCGCCATTCACACTGAACCTGACATTTTGCTCATTGATGAGGTGTTGTCCGTCGGCGATATCCGATTTCGCTTAAAGTGCGATCGCAAACTGGCTGAATTGCGCAAGCAGGGCACTTCCTTTATTGTTGTCAGTCACTTCTTTCAAGGTATTTTGAACATCTGTACAACGGCTGTCTATCTGTCCAAAGGACACGTTGTCGCCTGTGGGGATGCTCGTTCCATCATGGATCAATACGAGCAAGAACTGATTCCAACAAAAAGTAGCCAAAGGTCTCTGCCCCTGTTTCTACCAGCAGTCAGCGACCTGGAAAGTGCAGGTGCTGATATCACCGGAATTTACTTTAAGGACACAGAGGGTAATATCGTTGAAGTTCCCAACAGCGGACAGGAACTATACTTTTGCGTTGCCTGCAATGTACATAAACCATTAAGCAATCTTGGTTTTTTCCTATCTATCTATCAGCCTGCCAGAGACAACAGCCTGATGGTGCACATGAGCCAGGAGTACGATCATCAGACGTTTGAGGTATCCCCTGGGAAATATGAGCTGCAAGCCTATTTCCCGGCACTGGGACTGTTGCCAGGAGCTTATGTTCTAAATATTGCCTTAAAGGATGGAGCACTTTACTCATTAGATGCCTATGAGTCACTTGCATTTGATGTTATCAGCCAGGAAAAGGTCAATCGAGGCGTTTTTTACCAAAAGAAAAAATGGCAACTTGTTCCTCTGGCTTGA
- a CDS encoding ABC transporter permease produces the protein MRKPFMQEQRQHLPEVIYTPESRLRHPLRLLREMGRDLLASRELAWRLLVRDISAQYRQSFLGIFWAFVPAIATAAGLTLANNAKILNIGETNLPYPAYVMFSVALWQTFTDSVNSPIHAVGTAKPMLSRINFPREAIILSQLGQVFFNFGIKLILIVGLFFWFKMPVAWTVILAPVALIHLIALGTGIGLILAPIAALYEDISRGLSLALGLWLFLTPVIYPVPQQGTFAALVQLNPVTPLLVTIRDLATTGIVSNPEGFWIMSGIAIGGLLFGWLFYRIAMPFVIERMSA, from the coding sequence ATGAGAAAACCCTTTATGCAGGAGCAGCGCCAGCATCTGCCCGAAGTCATTTACACTCCAGAGAGTCGGTTAAGGCATCCCCTGCGGTTGTTGCGCGAGATGGGACGCGACCTGCTGGCATCACGAGAACTGGCATGGCGGTTGCTGGTGAGGGATATCAGCGCCCAATACCGCCAGTCCTTTCTGGGAATTTTTTGGGCATTTGTGCCAGCGATCGCTACAGCGGCTGGATTGACCCTGGCGAACAACGCCAAAATCTTAAATATAGGCGAAACCAATCTGCCCTATCCTGCTTACGTTATGTTCAGTGTGGCACTGTGGCAGACGTTTACAGATTCAGTCAACAGTCCTATTCATGCCGTGGGTACAGCTAAACCCATGCTATCCCGCATCAACTTTCCGCGGGAGGCCATTATTCTGTCCCAGTTGGGGCAGGTTTTCTTTAACTTTGGCATCAAGCTGATTCTGATTGTAGGTTTGTTCTTCTGGTTCAAGATGCCTGTGGCCTGGACGGTGATTCTGGCACCCGTTGCCCTCATTCACCTGATTGCTCTGGGAACTGGGATTGGGCTGATTCTGGCTCCAATTGCTGCCCTCTACGAAGACATCTCAAGGGGACTGTCACTGGCATTAGGATTATGGCTGTTTCTGACCCCGGTTATTTATCCAGTGCCTCAACAGGGAACCTTTGCTGCCCTGGTTCAACTGAACCCGGTTACCCCTCTGCTGGTAACGATTAGAGATCTGGCAACCACTGGCATTGTGTCCAACCCTGAGGGGTTCTGGATCATGAGTGGAATTGCCATTGGAGGACTTTTGTTCGGCTGGTTATTCTATCGGATTGCCATGCCCTTTGTGATTGAGAGGATGAGTGCATGA